One genomic region from Terriglobales bacterium encodes:
- a CDS encoding penicillin-binding protein, with protein MAEKTLRTDARQRLYILGGLLCFWVLAIGCRLVYLQVFHYGDFAKQAQRQQQRSIEVSPSRGVIYDRNGKELAMSVSVDSIFAVPSEVPDQESAASVLAQVLGSDRDEILARLRGSRAFAWIARKVEPEKSARVRALNLRGVYFQKESKRYYPKNELAAQVLGYVGLDDEGLSGVEREFDERLTGKPGRMLITMDAKRRWFGSVERQPVPGESIVLTIDEKVQYIAERELERAMAETRSQAGTIIVQNPRTGEILALASRPTFNPNAFRNVSPEQMKNRAVSDVYEPGSTFKLVTIAAALEEKITNPDEVIDCQNGAIYIAGVRIRDHKAYGNLTVSEILAHSSDVGAIKLGLRLGEERFDRYIRAFGFGSQTGVELPGETRGITKPVNRWSKVSIGAISMGQEIGVSAVQLAAMTSTVANDGVYTPPRIVAATARPGQPLQRISYQVPEQRRVVSPLTSVEMRRMMEGVVLRGTGRRAMLDGYTAGGKTGTAQKIDPRTGTYSHWAHVASFTGFAPVNNPAVVVAVILDSPAGLHEGGQVAAPVFSRVTQQVLSYLNVPHDVEVRNPQRLLLRAAAQVKDEEIAESSPDRFGGTLAPEDADASASAASQPAPAATAAVRPASLVKSQPIAAEPARPPLEAPALPQPPVTGGTVVVDVEGGAVVPSFVGKPLRQVIELAQEHGIEIDVAGSGVAREQAPAAGTRIPAGAHVAVRFAR; from the coding sequence ATGGCAGAGAAGACACTCCGCACCGACGCGCGCCAACGGCTGTACATCCTGGGTGGGCTGCTTTGTTTCTGGGTCCTGGCCATCGGCTGCCGTCTGGTCTACCTCCAGGTCTTCCACTACGGCGATTTCGCCAAGCAAGCGCAGCGGCAGCAGCAGCGCTCCATCGAGGTCTCGCCCTCGCGCGGCGTCATCTACGACCGCAACGGCAAGGAGCTGGCCATGTCGGTCAGCGTGGACTCCATCTTCGCCGTGCCGTCGGAGGTCCCTGACCAGGAATCTGCCGCCAGCGTGCTCGCGCAAGTGCTGGGCAGCGACCGCGACGAGATCCTGGCGCGCCTGCGCGGCTCGCGCGCCTTCGCCTGGATCGCGCGGAAGGTCGAGCCGGAGAAGAGCGCGCGCGTCCGCGCGCTCAACCTGCGCGGCGTCTACTTCCAGAAAGAATCGAAGCGCTACTACCCGAAGAACGAGCTCGCGGCGCAGGTGTTGGGGTACGTCGGCCTGGATGACGAAGGCCTGAGCGGCGTCGAGCGCGAGTTCGACGAGCGGCTCACCGGCAAGCCGGGCCGCATGCTCATCACCATGGACGCGAAGCGCCGCTGGTTCGGCTCGGTCGAGCGCCAGCCGGTGCCGGGCGAGAGCATCGTGCTGACGATCGACGAGAAGGTGCAGTACATCGCGGAGCGCGAGCTGGAGCGCGCGATGGCGGAGACCCGCTCGCAGGCCGGCACCATCATCGTGCAGAACCCGCGCACCGGCGAGATCCTCGCGCTCGCCAGCCGCCCCACGTTCAATCCCAACGCCTTCCGCAACGTCTCGCCCGAGCAGATGAAGAACCGCGCGGTGAGCGACGTCTACGAGCCCGGCTCCACGTTCAAGCTCGTCACCATCGCGGCGGCGCTGGAAGAGAAGATCACCAACCCCGACGAGGTCATCGACTGCCAGAACGGCGCCATCTACATCGCGGGCGTCCGCATCCGCGACCACAAGGCGTACGGCAACCTGACGGTGAGCGAGATTCTGGCGCACTCCTCCGACGTCGGCGCCATCAAGCTGGGCCTGCGGCTGGGAGAAGAGCGCTTCGACCGCTACATCCGCGCCTTCGGCTTCGGGTCGCAGACGGGGGTGGAGCTGCCCGGCGAGACGCGCGGCATCACCAAGCCGGTGAACCGCTGGTCGAAGGTCTCCATCGGCGCCATCTCGATGGGGCAGGAGATCGGCGTGTCCGCGGTGCAGCTCGCCGCCATGACTTCCACCGTCGCGAACGACGGTGTGTACACCCCGCCACGCATCGTGGCCGCCACCGCACGGCCCGGCCAGCCCTTGCAGCGCATCTCCTACCAGGTGCCCGAGCAACGCCGTGTCGTCTCGCCACTTACCTCGGTCGAGATGCGCCGGATGATGGAAGGCGTCGTGCTAAGAGGTACGGGCAGGCGCGCGATGCTCGACGGCTACACGGCAGGCGGCAAGACCGGGACGGCGCAGAAGATCGACCCGCGCACCGGCACGTATTCGCATTGGGCGCACGTCGCCAGCTTCACCGGCTTCGCGCCGGTGAACAACCCGGCGGTCGTGGTGGCGGTGATCCTCGACTCGCCCGCCGGCCTGCATGAAGGCGGCCAGGTCGCGGCGCCCGTGTTCTCGCGCGTCACGCAGCAGGTGTTGTCGTACCTGAACGTGCCGCACGACGTGGAAGTGCGGAATCCGCAGCGCCTGCTGTTGCGCGCTGCCGCGCAGGTGAAAGATGAAGAGATCGCAGAAAGCTCTCCCGACCGCTTTGGCGGCACGCTCGCGCCGGAAGACGCGGATGCGTCCGCGAGCGCCGCGTCGCAGCCGGCCCCGGCGGCGACAGCGGCCGTACGCCCGGCGAGCCTGGTGAAGAGCCAGCCGATCGCGGCGGAGCCGGCGCGGCCGCCGCTGGAAGCGCCCGCGCTCCCGCAACCGCCCGTGACCGGCGGCACGGTCGTGGTCGACGTCGAAGGCGGCGCGGTCGTGCCCTCGTTCGTGGGCAAGCCGCTGCGGCAGGTCATCGAGCTGGCGCAGGAGCACGGCATCGAGATCGACGTGGCCGGCTCCGGCGTGGCGCGCGAGCAGGCGCCCGCGGCCGGCACGCGCATCCCCGCGGGCGCGCACGTCGCCGTGCGTTTCGCGCGGTAG
- a CDS encoding Xaa-Pro peptidase family protein produces MKPTRRGFLQGAGVAAAAALVPPFAAAEEQKPPLPEPIARLKSRKAEAKPITKEEREQRLERARELMAANKLDALFLCGGTSLRYFSGISWWLSERLFAMVVPAKGKPFFVCPAFEHDRAMEQVEAGLGSKDPEMRLWQEDESPYQRVAEGLKARGIAGGKLGIEETVYWVYSEGVGKAAPALQLASATAVTAGCRMIKSAHELALMQLANEVTLAAYQAAYESTKPGMTQRDFARFVEQAHEQQGFDGGAGVQVGEFSALPHGSVKPQVIKEGEILLVDGGCKVEGYSSDISRTFVLGKPTDKMKQVFEVEHRAQSAALAAAKPGVPCEAVDAAARKVITDAGHGPDYNRFTHRVGHGIGMDVHEWPYLVRGNQLKLAPGMCFSDEPGIYLRGEFGVRLEDDMHITESGAELFTPQSPSLEDPFGKSTT; encoded by the coding sequence ATGAAACCGACTCGCCGAGGTTTTCTGCAGGGCGCGGGAGTAGCGGCCGCCGCCGCGCTGGTGCCGCCGTTCGCAGCCGCCGAAGAGCAGAAGCCGCCGCTCCCTGAGCCGATCGCGCGGCTGAAGTCGCGCAAGGCGGAGGCCAAGCCCATCACCAAGGAGGAGCGCGAGCAGCGCCTCGAGCGCGCGCGAGAGCTGATGGCCGCGAACAAGCTCGACGCCCTCTTCCTCTGCGGCGGGACCTCGCTGCGATACTTCTCCGGGATCTCGTGGTGGCTGAGCGAGCGCCTGTTCGCGATGGTCGTGCCGGCGAAAGGGAAGCCGTTCTTCGTCTGCCCGGCGTTCGAGCACGATCGCGCGATGGAGCAAGTGGAGGCGGGGCTCGGCTCCAAGGATCCGGAGATGCGGCTTTGGCAGGAGGACGAAAGTCCCTACCAGCGCGTGGCCGAGGGCCTGAAGGCGCGCGGCATTGCGGGCGGCAAGCTCGGCATCGAGGAGACGGTCTACTGGGTTTACAGCGAGGGTGTGGGGAAGGCCGCGCCGGCGCTCCAGCTGGCGAGCGCCACGGCGGTCACCGCGGGTTGCCGCATGATCAAGAGCGCGCACGAGCTGGCGTTGATGCAGCTGGCGAACGAGGTCACGCTGGCCGCGTACCAGGCGGCGTATGAATCCACCAAGCCGGGCATGACGCAGCGCGATTTTGCGCGCTTCGTCGAGCAGGCGCATGAACAGCAGGGATTCGACGGCGGCGCCGGCGTCCAGGTGGGCGAGTTCTCCGCGCTGCCCCACGGCTCGGTGAAGCCGCAGGTCATCAAGGAAGGCGAGATCCTGCTGGTGGACGGCGGCTGCAAGGTCGAAGGCTACTCGTCGGACATCAGCCGCACCTTCGTGCTCGGCAAGCCGACGGACAAGATGAAGCAGGTGTTCGAGGTGGAGCACCGCGCGCAGTCGGCGGCGCTGGCGGCGGCCAAGCCGGGCGTGCCGTGCGAGGCGGTCGACGCGGCCGCGCGCAAGGTGATCACCGACGCCGGCCACGGGCCGGATTACAACCGCTTCACGCACCGCGTGGGCCACGGCATCGGCATGGACGTGCACGAGTGGCCGTACCTGGTCCGCGGCAACCAGCTCAAGCTCGCGCCCGGCATGTGCTTCTCGGACGAGCCCGGCATCTACCTGCGCGGCGAGTTCGGTGTGCGGCTCGAGGACGACATGCACATCACCGAGTCGGGCGCGGAACTGTTCACGCCGCAGAGCCCGAGCCTGGAAGACCCGTTCGGGAAATCCACAACATAG
- a CDS encoding cell division protein FtsL, whose protein sequence is MATASVAHNQGRIVAQTAAWRGATPEIHFVKAIDNSRLVKVADTERNREMMQFTMACALLFVLALGYMWQHYSAIEYGYRIQAMKGERDRLVEMNRALRLEEASLRDPQRIDALARGMGMIQPQPGQVVQLDAPNPDSGGAVLAQVSQAVVVPSTQ, encoded by the coding sequence ATGGCAACGGCATCGGTAGCACACAACCAGGGACGCATCGTGGCGCAGACGGCCGCATGGCGCGGCGCGACGCCCGAGATCCACTTCGTGAAGGCGATCGACAACTCGCGGCTGGTGAAGGTCGCCGACACCGAGCGCAATCGCGAGATGATGCAGTTCACCATGGCGTGCGCGCTGCTGTTCGTGCTCGCGCTCGGCTACATGTGGCAGCACTACTCGGCGATCGAGTACGGCTACCGCATCCAGGCGATGAAGGGCGAGCGCGACCGGCTGGTGGAGATGAATCGCGCGCTGCGGCTCGAAGAGGCCTCGCTGCGCGACCCGCAGCGCATCGACGCGCTGGCGCGCGGCATGGGCATGATCCAGCCGCAGCCCGGGCAGGTGGTGCAGCTCGACGCGCCCAACCCGGACAGCGGCGGCGCGGTCCTGGCACAAGTCTCGCAGGCAGTCGTCGTGCCTTCGACGCAATAG
- the rsmH gene encoding 16S rRNA (cytosine(1402)-N(4))-methyltransferase RsmH — translation MAAEEFGDTENAPRGRHGGGEVSHVPVLSKEAIDFLAVRRGGTYIDATLGLGGHSYEIARRLGAQGRLIGFDKDTHALELARRRLTSPPAELAGDWPEVTLLHRSFAEVGRTAPPGTVDGILADIGLSSLQLGDAARGFSFQAEGPLDMRMDPHSERTAEQVVNQLDESDLADLIYEFGEERRSRRIARAIVRSRPIRTTAHLAQVISAASRSMYSGEKIHPATRTFQAIRIYVNRELEDLRALLRDDGAPRALQAGGRLVVISFHSLEDRIVKDAFRDGARQGFYQLLTKKVVTAGDEEVDRNPRSRSAKLRAVEKV, via the coding sequence GTGGCGGCGGAAGAGTTTGGGGATACAGAAAATGCCCCTCGGGGCAGACATGGCGGTGGGGAAGTCAGCCATGTTCCGGTTCTTTCAAAAGAAGCGATCGACTTTTTGGCAGTCCGGCGCGGCGGCACCTATATCGACGCGACCTTGGGCTTAGGCGGGCACTCCTACGAAATCGCAAGACGCCTGGGCGCACAGGGTCGTTTGATTGGCTTCGATAAGGACACGCATGCGCTGGAACTGGCGCGCAGGCGCCTGACCAGTCCTCCGGCGGAACTCGCCGGCGACTGGCCGGAGGTGACCTTGCTGCACCGCAGCTTCGCCGAAGTCGGCCGGACGGCGCCACCGGGAACGGTGGACGGCATCCTGGCCGACATCGGGCTGAGCTCGCTGCAGCTCGGCGACGCGGCGCGCGGATTCAGCTTTCAGGCGGAAGGGCCGCTCGACATGCGGATGGACCCGCATTCCGAGCGCACCGCCGAACAAGTGGTAAACCAGCTCGACGAGAGCGATCTCGCCGATCTGATTTACGAATTCGGTGAGGAAAGGAGGTCGCGGAGAATCGCCAGAGCCATTGTCCGCTCGCGGCCGATACGAACTACCGCTCATCTAGCACAAGTTATATCGGCCGCGAGTCGGTCAATGTATTCCGGAGAAAAGATTCATCCCGCGACTCGAACCTTTCAAGCGATCCGGATCTACGTGAATCGGGAGCTGGAGGACTTGCGGGCGCTGCTGCGTGACGACGGCGCGCCCCGGGCGTTGCAAGCGGGTGGCAGGCTGGTGGTGATCAGCTTCCACTCGCTCGAGGACCGGATCGTGAAAGACGCGTTCCGGGACGGCGCCAGGCAAGGGTTCTACCAGCTGCTGACCAAGAAAGTGGTCACGGCGGGTGACGAGGAGGTCGATCGCAATCCACGGTCGCGCAGCGCGAAGCTGCGCGCCGTCGAAAAAGTTTAA
- a CDS encoding glycosyltransferase yields MSLALTLAGSLALAAWLYLFFLRGWFWRFFFLPLAAPGTPPRVVAIIPARNEAEHIYDAVKSVLTQQGVALLQSIVVDDGSTDDTAAVARRAAVSCGEANRLMIVQGKPLPAGWAGKVWAMQQGAEAAQRFGADFFFFTDADIAHGERSLGALAAQAHRGCDMVSAMVELRCASSVEKLLIPAFVYFFFQLYPPKWIADPTRRTAGAAGGAILIRPAALEQAGGLAAIRGELIDDCALAARVKAAGGRLWLGPTSESRSLRGYGSFAGVGAMISRSAFNQLRHSAALLLATIVGMVLIYLAPIALLFSRQPVATALGAVATLLMLVGYIPTLRAYRRNPLWALTLPAAAVFYMGATIHSALRYWSGRGGEWKGRAQDARQ; encoded by the coding sequence ATGTCGCTCGCACTCACCCTCGCCGGCTCGCTCGCGCTCGCCGCGTGGCTCTATCTCTTTTTCCTGCGTGGATGGTTCTGGCGCTTCTTCTTCCTGCCGCTTGCCGCGCCCGGAACGCCGCCCCGCGTCGTCGCCATCATCCCGGCGCGGAACGAAGCCGAGCACATCTATGACGCGGTGAAGTCGGTCCTCACGCAACAAGGTGTCGCGCTGCTGCAATCGATCGTCGTCGACGACGGCTCGACCGACGACACCGCTGCCGTCGCCCGGCGCGCCGCTGTGAGTTGCGGCGAGGCCAATCGTCTCATGATCGTGCAGGGCAAGCCGCTCCCGGCTGGCTGGGCGGGAAAAGTCTGGGCGATGCAGCAGGGCGCCGAAGCGGCGCAGCGCTTCGGCGCCGATTTCTTCTTCTTCACCGACGCCGACATCGCGCACGGCGAGCGCTCCCTGGGCGCGCTCGCCGCGCAAGCCCACCGCGGCTGCGACATGGTCTCCGCCATGGTCGAGCTGCGCTGCGCGAGCTCCGTTGAGAAGCTGCTCATCCCGGCGTTCGTCTACTTCTTCTTCCAGCTTTATCCGCCGAAGTGGATCGCGGACCCGACCCGCCGCACCGCCGGCGCAGCCGGCGGTGCGATCCTCATCCGGCCGGCCGCACTCGAGCAGGCCGGCGGGCTCGCCGCCATCCGCGGCGAGCTCATCGACGACTGCGCGCTCGCCGCCCGGGTGAAAGCCGCCGGCGGCCGCCTCTGGCTCGGCCCGACCAGCGAATCCCGCAGCCTGCGAGGCTACGGCTCGTTCGCCGGCGTCGGAGCGATGATCTCGCGCAGCGCCTTCAACCAGCTCCGCCACTCGGCCGCGCTGCTGCTCGCAACCATCGTCGGGATGGTCCTGATCTACCTCGCACCCATCGCGTTGTTGTTCTCGCGGCAGCCGGTCGCGACCGCGCTCGGCGCCGTCGCGACCCTGCTGATGCTGGTCGGCTACATCCCCACGCTGCGCGCCTACCGCCGCAACCCGCTCTGGGCGCTCACGCTGCCAGCGGCGGCGGTCTTCTACATGGGCGCGACCATCCACTCGGCGTTGCGCTACTGGTCCGGCAGGGGCGGCGAGTGGAAGGGCCGCGCGCAAGACGCGCGCCAATAG
- a CDS encoding DCC1-like thiol-disulfide oxidoreductase family protein: MKKLTVLYDYHCGLCVRARRWLEAQPKFLPLEFVAAGSDHARYLFPDLPKEVNELVVVGDDGSLYRNDRAWILCLWALVDYREWADRLATPRLLPLARTAFQLISENRILISRLFRLHTDEGVAHELARYGAAACAVPAAPPPPPKPQSLGAAALKPALAGVPNNLLKDWLE, translated from the coding sequence ATGAAGAAACTGACCGTTCTCTACGACTACCACTGCGGGCTCTGCGTGCGCGCGCGCCGGTGGCTGGAGGCGCAGCCCAAGTTCCTGCCCCTGGAGTTCGTCGCGGCAGGCTCGGACCACGCGCGCTACCTCTTCCCTGACTTGCCGAAGGAGGTCAACGAGCTGGTCGTCGTCGGGGACGACGGCTCGCTCTACAGGAACGATCGCGCGTGGATCCTGTGCCTGTGGGCGCTGGTCGACTACCGCGAGTGGGCGGACCGCCTGGCGACGCCCAGGCTGCTGCCGCTGGCGCGGACCGCGTTCCAGCTCATCTCGGAGAACCGCATCCTGATCTCGCGGCTCTTCCGCCTGCACACCGACGAGGGCGTGGCGCACGAGCTCGCGCGCTACGGCGCGGCGGCGTGTGCGGTCCCCGCAGCGCCGCCGCCTCCGCCGAAGCCGCAGTCGCTGGGCGCGGCGGCGCTCAAGCCGGCCCTGGCCGGCGTCCCCAACAACTTACTCAAAGACTGGCTGGAGTGA
- a CDS encoding alpha/beta hydrolase family protein: protein MIPRLQRIALALALFCAAIPAFAATRAECASVKSKFLRQTVRYCVLLPASYDTDKQRRYPILYYLHGLFDNEQSALQNGVWNMIENLQQRGQVSEFITVTPNGGATFYVDARDGRQPYEQFFIREFLPAVEKKYRVQAGRGSRGITGISMGGYGALRLAFKYPQLFGSASGHSSAIFLKLPPNIRELTGARNDVLAPIYGSPYDEKFYDRNSPLALARANAARIRGMKIYFDCGTEDGYGFFAGTRALDQELTRLKVPHEAHLYPGAHDWTYFAEHLPASLKFHSKAFGGR, encoded by the coding sequence ATGATCCCTCGGCTCCAGAGAATCGCGCTCGCGCTCGCGCTATTCTGCGCCGCGATTCCGGCCTTCGCGGCGACGCGCGCCGAGTGCGCCAGCGTCAAGAGCAAGTTCCTGCGGCAGACCGTTCGCTACTGCGTCCTGCTTCCGGCGAGCTACGACACCGACAAGCAGCGCCGGTATCCCATCCTCTATTACCTGCATGGGCTGTTCGACAACGAGCAGTCGGCGCTCCAGAACGGCGTTTGGAACATGATCGAGAACCTGCAGCAGCGCGGGCAGGTGAGCGAGTTCATCACTGTGACGCCGAACGGCGGCGCGACCTTCTATGTGGACGCGCGTGATGGCCGGCAGCCTTACGAGCAATTCTTCATCCGCGAGTTCCTGCCGGCGGTCGAAAAGAAGTACCGCGTGCAGGCGGGCCGCGGGTCACGGGGCATCACCGGGATCTCGATGGGCGGCTACGGCGCGCTGCGTCTGGCGTTCAAGTATCCGCAGCTGTTCGGCTCGGCCAGCGGGCACAGCTCCGCGATCTTTCTCAAGCTGCCGCCGAACATCCGCGAGCTGACGGGAGCGCGCAACGACGTGCTCGCGCCCATCTACGGCTCGCCCTATGACGAGAAGTTCTACGACCGCAACAGCCCGCTCGCCCTCGCGCGCGCGAATGCCGCGCGCATCCGCGGCATGAAGATCTATTTCGATTGCGGCACGGAAGATGGCTACGGCTTCTTCGCCGGCACGCGCGCGCTCGACCAGGAGCTGACCAGGCTCAAGGTGCCGCACGAGGCGCACCTCTATCCCGGCGCGCACGACTGGACGTACTTCGCCGAGCACCTGCCGGCCTCGCTCAAGTTCCATTCCAAGGCTTTCGGCGGCCGATAG
- a CDS encoding CBS domain-containing protein, producing the protein METNVYWLWLLSMGSLIFLMQAGFFLLEGGQVRARDVANVMMKMTGHMGVGIIVFLLFGFAIKQFAWPLAAMPNGWHAPWAFISDGAQSIAFYVSLMFALVSCAIPSGCFSGRMKFSAYLLFAALYVGVIYPVFAYLLWNGPLARLGVQDYAGSLGVHAVGGIVGLVGAKFLGRRKTPATAHDVPMMGLGAMLLMFCWFGFNLGSVPGYGNVAQDLPLVAINTLAAMAGGIVGSMAGTWKKNGKPDPIVTPNGGLAGAVAICSSVHLVHPLFAIALGIVAGAQIPWTAKFIERKLDIDDPCGVGPVHMTPGLLGGLAAGLWAPMIPNGFHGYTVHFTAQLVGTATAIAYGLLTSVALFWLLQKLFGLRVSEDEELSGLDVAEHGMASYPEFFAEAERATPLQVLSGVRVDQVMTQPATVRLADTLETVQELMFSREVFAVPVLNPYDELCGIITMADVTKIAREERGRVAVAAVYTREVQSAFPDQTVHEVVERMRERHLANFPVVSRREENRLLGMVSKADIVLAYRRIAIGDATAGD; encoded by the coding sequence GTGGAGACGAACGTCTATTGGCTGTGGCTGCTTTCCATGGGCAGCCTGATCTTCCTGATGCAAGCCGGTTTCTTCCTGCTCGAGGGCGGGCAGGTGCGCGCGCGCGACGTCGCCAACGTGATGATGAAGATGACCGGGCACATGGGCGTCGGCATCATCGTCTTCCTGCTGTTCGGCTTCGCCATCAAGCAGTTCGCGTGGCCGCTGGCCGCCATGCCCAACGGCTGGCACGCGCCCTGGGCGTTCATCTCCGACGGCGCTCAGTCCATCGCGTTCTACGTCTCGCTGATGTTCGCGCTCGTCTCCTGCGCCATTCCCAGCGGGTGCTTCTCCGGCCGCATGAAGTTCTCGGCGTATCTCCTGTTCGCCGCGCTCTACGTCGGGGTCATCTACCCGGTCTTCGCCTACCTGCTGTGGAACGGTCCGCTGGCGCGGCTGGGCGTGCAGGACTACGCCGGCTCGCTGGGCGTGCACGCCGTCGGCGGGATCGTCGGGCTGGTGGGCGCGAAGTTCCTCGGGCGCCGCAAGACGCCGGCCACGGCGCACGACGTCCCGATGATGGGCCTGGGCGCGATGCTGCTGATGTTCTGCTGGTTCGGCTTCAACCTCGGCTCGGTGCCGGGATACGGCAACGTGGCGCAGGACCTGCCGCTGGTCGCCATCAACACGCTGGCGGCGATGGCCGGCGGCATCGTCGGCTCGATGGCGGGAACGTGGAAGAAGAATGGGAAGCCCGATCCCATCGTCACGCCGAACGGTGGGCTGGCCGGCGCGGTGGCCATCTGCTCGAGCGTCCACCTGGTGCACCCGCTGTTCGCCATCGCGCTCGGAATCGTGGCGGGCGCGCAGATCCCGTGGACCGCGAAGTTCATCGAGCGCAAGCTCGATATCGACGACCCGTGCGGCGTTGGCCCGGTGCACATGACGCCCGGCCTGCTCGGCGGGCTCGCCGCCGGGCTGTGGGCGCCGATGATCCCCAACGGCTTCCACGGCTACACCGTGCACTTCACCGCGCAGCTCGTCGGCACCGCGACCGCCATCGCCTACGGCTTGCTGACGTCGGTCGCGTTGTTCTGGCTGCTGCAGAAGCTGTTCGGCCTGCGCGTGAGCGAGGACGAAGAGCTCAGCGGCCTCGACGTGGCCGAGCATGGCATGGCGTCGTATCCCGAGTTCTTCGCCGAGGCCGAGCGCGCGACGCCGCTGCAGGTGCTCTCCGGCGTGCGCGTGGACCAGGTGATGACGCAGCCGGCCACCGTGCGCCTCGCGGACACGCTCGAGACGGTGCAGGAACTCATGTTCAGCCGCGAGGTGTTCGCCGTGCCCGTGTTGAATCCCTACGACGAGCTGTGCGGCATCATCACCATGGCTGACGTGACGAAGATCGCGCGGGAGGAACGCGGCAGAGTCGCCGTCGCCGCGGTCTACACCAGGGAAGTGCAGTCCGCATTCCCGGACCAGACGGTGCACGAAGTCGTGGAACGGATGCGCGAGCGGCACCTGGCGAACTTCCCCGTCGTCTCGCGCAGGGAAGAGAATCGCCTGCTGGGGATGGTCAGCAAGGCGGACATCGTGCTGGCGTATCGCCGAATCGCGATCGGAGACGCTACCGCAGGAGATTGA
- a CDS encoding sialidase family protein, with protein MRVDSALRRTLPLLLLLCASIAFAQGTTPFGPPVKVTPAGGFGYEPSFSADHFGNLFATAHKENWQLVIAPDVNSPTSTRSMSWMWHSSDGGQTWPDIAGLTALSLEQHEFGDEGDTALDDANHLYFVDTNVADDSITRWKVNGLGDVTLEMTRQLLPAVQLVDDRPWITAHGDGHVFYFGNEGDKVTYPLGTQGVGCGPGRYTVYKSLDGGNTFDPLGCTLPDSGWCRPASDHRAGQHTVYAVCGNDGGSDDVFSPMNPKGTLYSYVSLDDGQTWKRYVIGSYKALDSTFSWPSVEVAPDGTVYAIYVDAHQMECFTDITGATVCDPDSNRVMLYTSKDQGKTWKGKDITWKPGRYRYAWLSISQDGSNLGVGVYYRPDNSQPWRVYGAVFKPNQRLSLTSLDEAHPVAEATAEAPGDYMGSGFLPDGTLGVIWTRRVLVLGDPSLTTAAVERDIYFARSAK; from the coding sequence ATGCGTGTCGACTCCGCCCTCCGCCGGACGCTCCCTCTCCTGCTCCTGCTCTGTGCGTCCATCGCTTTCGCCCAAGGCACCACCCCATTCGGTCCGCCCGTCAAAGTCACGCCGGCGGGCGGCTTCGGCTACGAGCCCAGCTTCAGCGCCGACCACTTCGGCAACCTCTTCGCGACCGCGCACAAGGAGAACTGGCAGCTGGTGATCGCGCCTGACGTGAACTCGCCCACTTCCACGCGCAGCATGTCGTGGATGTGGCATTCGAGCGACGGCGGCCAGACCTGGCCCGACATCGCCGGCCTGACCGCGCTCAGCCTGGAGCAGCACGAGTTCGGGGACGAGGGCGATACCGCGCTCGACGACGCCAATCACCTCTACTTCGTCGATACCAACGTGGCCGACGACAGCATCACGCGCTGGAAGGTGAACGGTCTGGGCGACGTGACGCTCGAGATGACGCGGCAGCTGCTGCCCGCGGTGCAACTCGTCGACGACCGGCCGTGGATCACCGCGCATGGGGACGGCCACGTCTTCTACTTCGGCAACGAAGGCGACAAGGTCACCTATCCGCTGGGAACGCAGGGCGTGGGCTGCGGCCCGGGCCGCTACACGGTCTACAAGTCGCTCGATGGCGGCAACACCTTCGATCCGCTCGGCTGCACGCTTCCGGACTCGGGCTGGTGCCGCCCGGCGAGCGATCATCGCGCCGGCCAGCACACGGTGTACGCGGTGTGCGGCAACGACGGCGGCTCCGACGACGTGTTCTCGCCCATGAACCCCAAGGGCACGCTGTATTCCTACGTCTCGCTCGACGACGGTCAGACGTGGAAGCGCTACGTCATCGGCTCGTACAAGGCGCTCGATTCCACCTTCAGTTGGCCGAGCGTGGAGGTCGCGCCCGACGGCACCGTCTATGCGATCTACGTGGACGCGCACCAGATGGAGTGCTTCACCGACATCACCGGCGCCACCGTCTGCGACCCCGATTCCAATCGCGTGATGCTCTATACCTCGAAAGATCAGGGCAAGACGTGGAAGGGCAAAGACATCACCTGGAAGCCGGGACGCTACCGCTACGCGTGGCTTTCGATCTCGCAGGACGGCTCGAACCTGGGCGTCGGCGTGTACTACCGGCCCGACAACTCGCAGCCCTGGCGCGTCTATGGCGCCGTCTTCAAGCCGAATCAGCGGCTGAGCCTGACTTCGCTCGACGAGGCGCACCCGGTGGCGGAAGCCACGGCCGAAGCGCCGGGCGATTACATGGGAAGCGGCTTCCTGCCCGACGGCACGTTGGGCGTGATCTGGACGCGGCGCGTGCTCGTGCTGGGGGATCCCAGCCTCACGACCGCGGCCGTGGAACGCGATATCTACTTCGCCCGCTCGGCGAAGTAG